In Dyella terrae, one DNA window encodes the following:
- a CDS encoding NYN domain-containing protein has translation MANDSIKLAVLIDADNAQPSIAEPLLAEVAKYGTAHVKRAYGDWTSTHLKGWKEQLLKQSIQPIQQFGYTSGKNATDSAMIIDAMDLLYSGRFDGFCIVSSDSDFTRLAARIRESGLIVYGFGERKTPDPFVAACDKFVYTDILDPKPDEERPLKPRTAALLKQDTELVNLLRNAVDAASDDDGWAGLGGVGSIITKQRPNFDARSYGYNKLSELITATTLFDVERRSPGDGRPKVIYIRNKKTRKNEPSEQA, from the coding sequence ATGGCCAACGACAGCATCAAGCTTGCCGTCCTGATCGACGCGGACAACGCCCAGCCCTCGATCGCCGAACCGTTGCTGGCCGAAGTCGCCAAATACGGCACCGCACATGTGAAGCGCGCCTATGGCGACTGGACCAGTACGCACCTCAAGGGCTGGAAGGAACAGCTGCTCAAGCAGTCGATCCAGCCGATCCAGCAGTTCGGCTACACCAGCGGCAAGAACGCCACCGATTCGGCGATGATCATCGATGCGATGGACCTGCTCTATTCCGGCCGCTTCGATGGCTTCTGCATCGTGTCCAGCGACAGCGATTTCACGCGTCTGGCGGCGCGCATTCGTGAGTCGGGCCTGATCGTGTACGGCTTTGGCGAACGCAAAACGCCTGATCCGTTCGTTGCGGCGTGCGACAAGTTCGTCTACACCGATATCCTCGATCCCAAGCCCGATGAAGAGCGGCCTCTCAAGCCGCGCACGGCAGCGTTGCTGAAACAGGACACGGAACTGGTGAACCTGCTTCGCAACGCGGTGGATGCCGCTTCGGACGATGACGGCTGGGCGGGGCTGGGCGGCGTCGGCTCCATCATCACCAAGCAGCGCCCCAACTTTGATGCGCGCAGTTATGGTTACAACAAGCTGAGCGAGCTGATCACGGCCACGACCCTGTTCGACGTGGAACGCCGCAGCCCCGGTGACGGGCGCCCCAAGGTGATCTACATCCGCAACAAAAAGACCCGGAAAAACGAGCCCAGTGAGCAAGCCTGA
- the pmbA gene encoding metalloprotease PmbA, translating into MSRTSLVADRSPQELDRLAELAEDVIRRARAAGASQAEVAASIDTGLNVNVRLGEVETVEHTRDRGFGLTVYFGQRKGSASTADLNPDSIQATLEQACAIARYTEEDPAAGLADPARMAREMPDLDLWHPWALDTEEAIALGQQIEAAGRAHAGITNSDGAGVQMGESVSVYANSHGFIGRERGTRHSLSLSLIAGDDEGMQRDYWYDSVRSATDFMTAQALGDKAAERTLSRLDARRLSTRHAPVLFAPEIARGLIGHLVGAVSGGALYRRASFLLDHAGKPVMPGWMNIVERPFIMRGQASGAFDAEGVATRDSALVENGVLARYILGSYSARKMGLESTGNAGGIHNLLIEAGAVDGGKDDFEGMLARLGTGLLVTEVMGQGVNTITGDYSRGAAGFWVENGKIAFPVEEITIAANLRDMFNGILAVGTDVDPRSHVLTGSILVDRMTIAGE; encoded by the coding sequence GTGAGCCGTACCTCTCTCGTCGCCGATCGCAGCCCTCAGGAACTCGACCGCCTCGCGGAACTGGCCGAAGACGTCATTCGCCGGGCCCGGGCCGCCGGCGCCAGCCAGGCCGAGGTGGCCGCCAGCATCGATACGGGCCTGAACGTGAACGTGCGGCTGGGTGAGGTGGAGACCGTCGAACACACCCGTGACCGCGGATTCGGCCTGACCGTCTATTTCGGCCAGCGCAAGGGCTCGGCCAGCACCGCCGACCTGAATCCGGATTCGATCCAGGCCACCCTTGAGCAGGCCTGTGCGATCGCCCGCTACACCGAGGAAGACCCGGCCGCCGGTCTCGCCGACCCTGCTCGCATGGCCAGGGAAATGCCCGATCTGGATCTGTGGCACCCGTGGGCCCTCGATACCGAGGAGGCCATTGCCCTGGGCCAGCAGATCGAGGCGGCGGGACGCGCGCATGCCGGCATTACCAATTCCGACGGCGCTGGCGTCCAGATGGGCGAGAGCGTGTCGGTCTACGCCAACTCCCACGGATTCATCGGTCGGGAGCGCGGCACGCGCCATTCGCTTTCGCTTTCGCTGATCGCCGGCGATGACGAAGGCATGCAGCGGGACTACTGGTACGACAGCGTCCGCAGCGCCACGGATTTCATGACGGCCCAGGCGCTGGGTGACAAGGCCGCCGAACGCACCCTGTCGCGACTGGACGCGCGCCGGCTCTCCACGCGGCACGCACCCGTACTGTTCGCGCCGGAAATCGCGCGCGGCCTGATCGGGCATCTGGTAGGCGCTGTCAGCGGTGGTGCGCTGTACCGTCGTGCCAGCTTCCTGCTCGATCATGCCGGCAAGCCCGTGATGCCCGGCTGGATGAACATCGTCGAGCGCCCCTTCATCATGCGTGGCCAGGCCTCGGGCGCCTTTGATGCCGAGGGTGTGGCCACGCGTGACAGCGCACTGGTCGAGAACGGCGTCCTGGCGCGCTACATCCTTGGCAGCTATTCCGCCCGCAAGATGGGCCTGGAGTCGACGGGCAACGCTGGCGGCATCCACAATCTGCTGATCGAGGCGGGTGCCGTCGACGGCGGCAAGGATGATTTCGAAGGCATGCTGGCCCGCCTTGGTACCGGCCTGCTGGTGACCGAAGTCATGGGGCAGGGCGTCAACACCATCACCGGCGATTACTCGCGCGGCGCCGCCGGTTTCTGGGTAGAGAACGGCAAGATCGCCTTCCCGGTGGAGGAGATCACCATCGCCGCGAACCTGCGCGACATGTTCAACGGCATCCTGGCCGTCGGTACCGACGTGGACCCGCGTTCCCACGTGCTGACGGGCTCGATTCTGGTGGACCGGATGACCATCGCCGGCGAGTAA
- a CDS encoding polyprenyl synthetase family protein: protein MNPNSKSAGFQLGPALQALIVRADQALAKALPSEDRSPVELHRAMRYAVLGGGKRLRPLLVYAAAHALGHDGSSLDAPACAVEIIHAYSLVHDDLPAMDDDDMRRGRPTCHIVFGEAMAILAGDALQALAFELLADGVDSARGIDMLRVLGRACGAEGMAGGQALDLAAVGRKLSLTELEHMHACKTGALIRASVAMGALASGADPTTLDALDRYAHAVGLAFQVRDDILDVEGESDVIGKTAGKDAAADKPTFPSIIGLDASRARLSELTHIALEAIAPLGARTELLVELAHYAAERQH from the coding sequence TTGAACCCGAACTCTAAGTCCGCCGGCTTCCAACTTGGGCCCGCCCTGCAAGCGCTGATCGTTCGCGCGGATCAGGCGCTGGCGAAAGCCCTCCCGTCCGAAGACCGCTCGCCTGTTGAACTGCACCGCGCCATGCGTTACGCCGTGCTCGGCGGTGGCAAGCGCCTGCGTCCCCTGTTGGTGTATGCCGCGGCCCACGCCCTCGGCCACGATGGCAGCTCTCTCGATGCCCCCGCCTGCGCCGTGGAGATCATCCATGCGTATTCGCTGGTGCACGACGACCTGCCGGCGATGGATGACGATGACATGCGTCGCGGTCGCCCGACCTGCCACATCGTCTTCGGCGAAGCGATGGCGATTCTCGCCGGCGACGCACTGCAGGCCCTTGCGTTCGAACTGCTCGCCGATGGCGTGGACAGCGCTCGCGGTATCGACATGCTTCGCGTGCTCGGCCGCGCTTGTGGCGCCGAAGGCATGGCGGGCGGCCAGGCGCTCGATCTTGCTGCCGTCGGTCGCAAGCTGAGCCTGACCGAGCTTGAGCACATGCATGCCTGCAAGACCGGCGCACTGATCCGTGCCTCGGTGGCCATGGGCGCACTGGCCAGTGGAGCGGATCCGACGACGCTCGATGCGCTGGATCGTTATGCCCATGCCGTGGGCCTGGCTTTCCAGGTCCGCGACGACATTCTCGATGTGGAAGGCGAATCGGACGTCATCGGCAAGACGGCCGGCAAAGACGCGGCCGCCGACAAACCGACGTTTCCCTCGATCATCGGACTCGATGCGTCTCGCGCACGCCTGTCCGAGCTGACGCACATCGCGCTCGAGGCCATCGCGCCGCTCGGCGCGCGCACGGAACTGCTCGTCGAACTGGCTCACTACGCGGCCGAACGCCAGCACTGA
- a CDS encoding IpaD/SipD/SspD family type III secretion system needle tip protein, translated as MDGFVARPLHQAQARSQESEPDAGTFPVTDIPDLGALSRQMDIWFGPWVRGVAHEGEAEEARRREFDPLGAQLHRRLGDLRDRMAPLGRAPESGQDDPGSGSEPDRKSLIDELLDRVGDTRKNMLDPIKDASSEYGKFYAELQAILAMLSEAVSGDPDDANFVRFKPEKARKAIEDLIRKFKDKALASFPSEEAAKKFLNRLGIDGLEAVKDKDGKWVVRIKLGPLQNVLDSLPKEGELEKDKDGKRLDYVKWNSAKYQGWKSGMESRQDILQNINRVLLDRFSRDYQLYDAALRLLQESIEQLLKAAQQKIDRTPS; from the coding sequence ATGGACGGTTTCGTGGCGCGCCCGTTGCATCAGGCTCAGGCAAGGTCGCAAGAAAGCGAGCCGGATGCCGGGACGTTTCCCGTCACCGATATTCCCGATCTCGGAGCCCTTTCCCGCCAGATGGACATCTGGTTTGGTCCGTGGGTCCGGGGCGTCGCGCATGAAGGCGAAGCGGAGGAGGCCCGGCGACGGGAGTTCGACCCACTGGGTGCGCAACTGCACCGCAGGCTGGGCGATCTCAGGGACAGGATGGCGCCGCTGGGGCGTGCGCCAGAATCCGGGCAGGATGATCCCGGGTCCGGATCGGAGCCTGATCGGAAGTCGCTGATCGATGAGCTGCTTGACCGTGTGGGCGACACGCGAAAAAACATGCTTGATCCGATCAAGGATGCCAGCAGCGAATATGGAAAGTTCTATGCCGAGTTGCAGGCGATCCTGGCCATGCTGTCGGAGGCTGTGTCGGGCGATCCCGACGATGCCAACTTCGTGCGCTTCAAACCGGAAAAGGCGCGCAAGGCGATCGAGGACCTGATCAGGAAGTTCAAGGACAAAGCCCTGGCCTCTTTTCCTTCCGAAGAAGCCGCCAAGAAATTCCTGAATCGTCTTGGCATCGATGGTCTTGAAGCCGTCAAAGACAAGGATGGAAAGTGGGTTGTCAGGATCAAGCTTGGGCCGCTGCAAAATGTCCTTGACTCCTTGCCCAAGGAGGGTGAGCTGGAAAAGGACAAGGACGGGAAGCGTCTCGACTACGTCAAATGGAACTCAGCCAAATACCAGGGCTGGAAGAGTGGCATGGAGTCGCGGCAGGACATTCTCCAGAACATCAATCGCGTCCTGCTGGATCGGTTTTCGCGCGATTATCAGCTTTACGATGCCGCGCTTCGCCTGCTGCAGGAGTCGATCGAGCAATTGCTGAAGGCGGCGCAACAGAAGATCGACCGGACGCCCTCTTGA
- a CDS encoding acyl carrier protein encodes MSDLAWAGRHPDDIRRCVRAIVARVAGRESDELSPAARLQEDLNVDSLEFLYALQEIEGHLPVTIDVDGAARSVTLGDLEDLVVRRLLDE; translated from the coding sequence TTGAGTGACCTTGCATGGGCCGGGCGGCATCCGGATGACATCCGGCGCTGCGTGCGGGCGATCGTCGCCCGGGTGGCCGGTCGTGAGTCCGACGAACTGTCGCCGGCGGCACGCTTGCAGGAGGACCTGAATGTTGACTCGCTCGAATTTCTGTATGCGCTGCAGGAGATCGAGGGTCATCTGCCGGTGACGATTGACGTCGATGGCGCCGCCAGGTCGGTCACCCTGGGTGACCTTGAAGACCTGGTGGTGAGACGCCTGCTCGACGAATAG
- a CDS encoding DUF4870 domain-containing protein, which produces MSVPPESVVPPPSEPSTPSTEGPTHEERQWALLAHLSALIGVLVSGHWFGVACFIGPLVIWLWKKDTLPFVDDQAKEALNFNITLAIIGVVLLVLTVATLGIGALLTIPAGIVIGIAWLVLVIIGAIKANEGEKYRYPFCLRLIK; this is translated from the coding sequence ATGAGCGTTCCACCCGAGTCCGTCGTACCGCCCCCGTCCGAGCCCTCGACGCCGTCCACCGAGGGTCCGACGCATGAAGAGCGTCAATGGGCCTTGCTGGCGCACCTGTCTGCCTTGATCGGCGTGTTGGTTTCCGGGCACTGGTTTGGCGTGGCCTGCTTCATCGGTCCGCTGGTGATCTGGTTGTGGAAGAAGGACACCTTGCCCTTCGTTGACGACCAGGCCAAGGAAGCACTCAATTTCAACATCACGCTGGCCATCATTGGCGTGGTTCTGCTGGTGCTGACCGTGGCCACGCTGGGTATTGGCGCATTGCTGACGATCCCGGCGGGCATCGTGATTGGCATTGCCTGGCTGGTGCTGGTGATCATCGGTGCGATCAAGGCGAACGAGGGCGAGAAGTATCGCTATCCGTTCTGCCTGCGCCTGATCAAGTAA
- a CDS encoding exodeoxyribonuclease VII small subunit, whose product MAKPAPAPADTAPAADFEHSLDELEQLVARMEGGDLSLDESLASFERGIGLYRHCQQALESAELRVRLLLDPEAPDSAEPFEPEL is encoded by the coding sequence ATGGCCAAGCCCGCTCCCGCCCCCGCTGATACCGCGCCCGCCGCTGATTTCGAACACTCGCTGGACGAACTCGAGCAGCTCGTCGCGCGCATGGAAGGCGGCGACCTCAGCCTCGATGAATCCCTCGCTTCCTTCGAGCGTGGTATCGGCCTCTATCGGCATTGCCAGCAGGCGCTGGAAAGCGCTGAGCTGAGGGTCCGGCTCCTCCTCGACCCCGAAGCCCCCGATAGCGCAGAACCGTTTGAACCCGAACTCTAA
- the sctE gene encoding type III secretion system translocon subunit SctE — protein MQQLAHAMGVQASGRSEVDGHAGYPVLRKPAAGTASSTEGAHEDALARLRELMGEFSGVVDGARGAKLRGDLLIWLDRQKTRQGVLDQLSSKFRGASDAYRDALDELTRRGKAVQAAADEANRLSREVGRLKDLLQGLSPDDPKRAELEGALAAARRDAGQATQSLDVALKRLQDGVDKAEHAAKDVDALSDAVRHESGPLQRPPEALEEDIMARLKELQAMFSDIIAKVMSNASRADMKREQQRLEALIADCSKRSEEMSKKMQEARDRERVMGCIGKVVAWLVTAVSLIAAPFTGFASVILAASMLAVAVADEVSGKSLLGEIMKPLMEHVLKPLVEVIGKAVGDLLKEFGVPDAERIGQAIGATLAAIMVVVLVLAAVLVGKAAASRLLPKIMDMAGKMFGRLANDLTKASWKLGTQMGKDSLKWMGQGLSRMTGISSATAAKAAGYAGTAASVALSAGQAVQFGLGVDVAVKRLDIAKLEAAITQNMMENELVRQLLSRAMDWFEKQQSQLEDVQRDLHDLGKRVLRASRDMSEMRTA, from the coding sequence ATGCAGCAGCTTGCGCACGCGATGGGTGTGCAGGCGAGCGGTCGGAGCGAAGTCGATGGCCATGCCGGATATCCGGTGCTGCGAAAGCCGGCCGCAGGCACGGCGTCCAGCACGGAAGGCGCCCACGAGGATGCGCTGGCCAGGCTGCGCGAACTGATGGGCGAGTTCAGCGGTGTGGTGGACGGTGCCCGGGGCGCCAAGTTGCGTGGTGACCTTTTGATATGGCTGGATCGGCAAAAGACTCGTCAGGGCGTGCTTGATCAACTGTCGTCGAAGTTTCGCGGAGCGTCGGATGCGTATCGAGACGCCCTGGATGAGCTCACCCGTCGTGGCAAGGCGGTGCAGGCAGCGGCTGACGAAGCGAATCGCTTGTCCCGTGAAGTGGGACGCCTGAAAGATCTGCTACAGGGTCTGTCGCCCGATGATCCGAAGCGTGCCGAACTGGAAGGTGCCCTAGCGGCCGCGCGCCGCGACGCCGGACAGGCCACGCAATCGCTGGATGTTGCTCTCAAGCGGCTGCAGGACGGGGTAGACAAGGCCGAGCATGCGGCAAAGGACGTCGATGCGCTTTCCGACGCCGTGCGGCATGAAAGTGGCCCGTTGCAACGTCCGCCGGAGGCGCTTGAAGAGGACATCATGGCGCGCCTGAAAGAGCTGCAAGCCATGTTCAGCGACATCATCGCCAAAGTCATGTCGAACGCATCGCGGGCGGATATGAAGCGCGAGCAGCAGCGACTCGAGGCGCTGATCGCCGACTGCAGCAAGCGATCGGAAGAGATGTCGAAGAAGATGCAGGAAGCCCGCGACCGAGAGCGCGTGATGGGTTGCATTGGCAAGGTGGTTGCCTGGCTGGTAACGGCAGTGTCGTTGATCGCGGCGCCGTTTACGGGGTTCGCCAGCGTGATCCTTGCGGCGTCCATGCTTGCGGTGGCAGTTGCTGACGAAGTCAGCGGCAAGAGCCTGCTCGGCGAGATCATGAAGCCCTTGATGGAGCACGTGCTCAAACCGCTGGTGGAGGTCATCGGTAAAGCGGTGGGTGACCTGCTGAAAGAGTTCGGCGTGCCGGACGCGGAAAGGATCGGCCAGGCTATTGGTGCGACCCTGGCCGCCATCATGGTGGTTGTCCTTGTGCTGGCGGCGGTGCTGGTGGGCAAGGCAGCGGCCAGTCGGCTGCTTCCCAAGATCATGGACATGGCGGGAAAGATGTTTGGCCGCCTTGCCAACGATCTGACCAAGGCGTCCTGGAAGCTGGGCACGCAGATGGGTAAGGACAGTCTGAAATGGATGGGGCAGGGCCTTTCTCGCATGACAGGCATATCTTCGGCGACAGCGGCCAAAGCCGCCGGCTATGCAGGGACGGCAGCGTCCGTTGCGTTGTCAGCAGGCCAGGCGGTTCAGTTCGGCTTAGGTGTCGATGTCGCTGTGAAGCGTCTGGACATCGCCAAGCTTGAAGCGGCTATCACCCAGAACATGATGGAGAACGAGCTTGTTCGCCAACTGCTTTCGCGCGCAATGGATTGGTTCGAGAAACAGCAGAGCCAACTGGAAGACGTCCAGCGTGACCTGCACGATCTGGGCAAGCGGGTGCTGCGCGCCTCCCGGGATATGTCAGAAATGCGAACGGCCTGA
- the tilS gene encoding tRNA lysidine(34) synthetase TilS, with protein sequence MSKPDPLTATIVAALRDKPEGPLCIGFSGGPDSTALLHALASLPQARARHVRAIHVDHGIHPDSAHWAERARQFCSMLEVPCTVLKVHVQPSGEGLEAAARHARYDAIAQRLSDGEWLVLGHHRDDQAETVLMKLLRGAGPEGLGGMRATRALGNGALWRPLLHTPRAMLREYVARHDLPSIHDPSNDDTRLSRNLLRQQVIPALLTQWPHAIESILHSATLCREATDALKVQWLEAFADIHDASTQSIDAAAWLALPPGLRHPLLDHWLHERGLRAPTSAQRQQIERQARDAAPGTRPLIHWSGVDLYVWKGRLWARRPPLPFDADWSTHWRGEPLTLPDGSQLSRQGLPMPATLTVRFRQGGERIKPMGDAHTRELRDLFQRHAIPPWERPAIPLLFEGDALVAVGDLWLNERGHALLRGDGAIFFWTRGH encoded by the coding sequence GTGAGCAAGCCTGATCCGTTGACCGCGACCATTGTTGCGGCATTGCGAGACAAGCCTGAAGGTCCATTGTGCATTGGCTTCAGCGGGGGCCCTGACTCCACTGCCCTGCTGCACGCACTCGCATCGCTGCCGCAGGCGCGCGCACGTCATGTGCGCGCCATCCATGTCGATCACGGCATCCATCCCGATAGCGCTCATTGGGCCGAACGTGCGCGCCAGTTCTGCTCGATGCTCGAAGTGCCGTGCACCGTGTTGAAGGTCCACGTTCAACCGTCCGGCGAGGGCCTGGAGGCCGCCGCGCGACACGCAAGGTATGACGCCATCGCCCAACGGCTCAGTGACGGCGAGTGGCTGGTGCTGGGACATCATCGCGATGATCAGGCTGAAACCGTGCTGATGAAACTGCTGCGCGGCGCCGGACCGGAAGGGCTTGGCGGCATGCGTGCGACGCGTGCGCTGGGAAACGGCGCGCTCTGGCGCCCATTACTCCACACGCCACGCGCGATGTTGCGCGAGTACGTCGCGCGACACGATCTGCCGAGCATCCACGATCCGTCGAACGACGACACGCGCCTGTCGCGCAACCTGCTGCGCCAGCAAGTGATCCCCGCGTTGCTGACGCAGTGGCCACACGCGATCGAATCGATCCTGCACAGCGCCACGCTGTGCCGCGAGGCCACCGACGCGCTGAAAGTCCAGTGGCTGGAAGCCTTTGCCGACATCCACGATGCATCCACGCAGAGTATCGACGCGGCGGCCTGGCTCGCACTTCCCCCCGGCCTGCGACATCCGCTGCTCGATCACTGGCTGCATGAGCGCGGATTGCGCGCGCCGACATCGGCGCAGCGCCAGCAGATCGAACGCCAGGCACGCGACGCGGCACCGGGCACGCGGCCTTTGATCCACTGGAGCGGCGTCGACCTTTATGTCTGGAAGGGGCGCCTGTGGGCACGTCGCCCGCCCCTGCCGTTCGACGCGGACTGGAGCACCCACTGGCGGGGCGAGCCGCTGACCCTTCCCGATGGCAGTCAGTTGTCACGCCAGGGCCTCCCGATGCCGGCCACCCTGACGGTGCGTTTCCGCCAGGGTGGCGAGCGGATCAAGCCCATGGGTGACGCGCATACTCGCGAACTGCGGGACCTCTTCCAGCGACACGCGATCCCACCCTGGGAGCGGCCCGCCATCCCCCTGCTGTTCGAAGGTGACGCGCTGGTGGCCGTGGGCGACCTTTGGCTCAACGAGCGCGGCCACGCATTGCTGCGGGGCGACGGCGCCATCTTCTTCTGGACGCGCGGGCATTGA
- a CDS encoding EscU/YscU/HrcU family type III secretion system export apparatus switch protein, with amino-acid sequence MKTEKPTPRRLLKEARKGRVHHSRDLAAWTSMFVGALSITLFTDIEPIGRIYAWLVDRQFNVAIDEFLVMCAMAGARAIGPPWLACTVATTWLSLIESRGILATERTTLDLSKLNPVQGAKRLVSMQVLKDLLRSVLYLVLFIAVASWLMRDTLRNVLSLRHTASLGEGWLGVSAGAALVTLMVVLPVAILAGVIDYVMFIRSMRMDKHEIRKEHEENDGKPEIKQRRREMAAELSAQIKSDVRGSSAVLANPTHIAVGIWLNRELAEIPFVSVRERGDKARAVIAYAEEVGVPVIRDVRLARRLYASSRRYQFVPLEELEPVLRLLRWLEDVERAGAERIP; translated from the coding sequence TTGAAGACGGAAAAGCCGACGCCGCGCAGGCTGCTCAAGGAGGCGCGCAAGGGGCGTGTTCACCACAGCCGGGACTTGGCCGCATGGACGTCGATGTTTGTCGGCGCCTTGTCGATCACGCTTTTCACGGATATCGAGCCGATCGGACGCATCTACGCCTGGCTGGTGGACCGGCAGTTCAACGTGGCAATCGATGAATTCCTGGTGATGTGCGCGATGGCCGGCGCCCGTGCCATCGGGCCGCCATGGCTGGCGTGCACTGTAGCGACGACCTGGCTTTCGTTGATTGAGAGCCGGGGGATACTGGCTACCGAGCGGACAACGCTCGACCTGTCGAAACTCAATCCCGTGCAGGGCGCGAAGCGGCTTGTTTCGATGCAGGTGCTCAAGGATCTGCTGCGCTCGGTGCTCTACCTGGTGCTGTTCATTGCGGTGGCCAGCTGGCTCATGCGCGACACGCTGCGCAATGTCCTGAGCCTGCGCCATACGGCATCGCTGGGCGAAGGCTGGCTGGGAGTGAGCGCAGGCGCAGCGCTCGTCACGTTAATGGTCGTGCTGCCGGTGGCTATCCTGGCAGGCGTTATTGACTATGTGATGTTCATACGAAGCATGCGAATGGATAAGCATGAAATTCGCAAGGAGCACGAGGAGAACGACGGAAAGCCTGAAATCAAGCAGCGTCGCCGCGAAATGGCGGCGGAGTTGAGCGCCCAGATCAAATCGGACGTGCGCGGATCCTCCGCTGTCCTCGCCAATCCGACACACATCGCCGTGGGTATCTGGCTCAACCGTGAACTTGCGGAGATTCCTTTCGTGTCGGTTCGTGAGCGGGGCGACAAGGCGCGCGCGGTGATTGCCTATGCCGAAGAAGTCGGAGTGCCCGTCATCCGGGATGTGCGCCTTGCCCGGCGCCTTTACGCAAGTTCGCGTCGCTACCAGTTCGTGCCACTGGAAGAGCTGGAGCCGGTGCTGCGTCTGCTGCGCTGGCTGGAAGACGTTGAACGTGCGGGTGCCGAGAGGATTCCGTAG
- a CDS encoding DUF1653 domain-containing protein produces the protein MVPENGLYRHYKGQPYRVLGTARHSESMELLVVYQALYGEFGLWVRPAAMFCETVEVNGEAVPRFALEQAEPGIVAAVPSLDGIRS, from the coding sequence ATGGTGCCGGAGAACGGCCTCTATCGTCACTACAAGGGCCAGCCCTATCGGGTGCTGGGCACCGCTCGTCACAGCGAATCCATGGAGCTTCTGGTCGTGTACCAGGCGCTGTATGGCGAATTCGGACTGTGGGTGCGCCCGGCAGCGATGTTTTGCGAAACCGTTGAAGTCAATGGCGAGGCCGTGCCGCGCTTTGCCCTCGAACAGGCCGAACCCGGCATTGTGGCGGCCGTGCCGTCACTGGATGGAATCCGCTCGTGA
- the yjgA gene encoding ribosome biogenesis factor YjgA: protein MKRTYTDNPDHDYGPTRTQQRRDALAVLELAVQLIELPPSRLAKLELPEDVVREIANTRKITSHIARKRQLGFLAKVMRRHESDVFDNVRAALGENRERQRQETAAMHRLEAMRDRLIGEDETALQELIARHPDIDRQHLRSLIRQARSEREANKPPRAYREIFQLLKDLAASDA from the coding sequence GTGAAACGTACTTACACCGACAATCCCGACCACGATTACGGCCCGACGCGCACGCAGCAGCGTCGTGATGCGCTGGCCGTGCTCGAATTGGCCGTCCAGCTGATCGAACTCCCCCCCAGCCGCCTCGCAAAACTGGAGCTGCCAGAGGACGTGGTGCGCGAAATCGCCAATACGCGCAAGATCACCTCGCATATCGCGCGCAAGCGCCAGCTGGGATTCCTTGCCAAGGTCATGCGCCGCCATGAGAGCGACGTGTTCGACAATGTGCGTGCCGCACTGGGCGAAAATCGCGAACGCCAGCGCCAGGAAACCGCCGCCATGCATCGCCTCGAAGCGATGCGCGACCGCCTGATCGGCGAGGACGAAACCGCGCTGCAGGAACTGATCGCCAGGCACCCGGATATCGATCGCCAGCACCTGCGCTCGCTTATCCGCCAGGCACGCAGCGAGCGCGAGGCGAACAAGCCGCCCCGCGCGTATCGCGAGATATTCCAGTTGCTCAAGGACCTGGCTGCATCAGACGCCTGA
- a CDS encoding SycD/LcrH family type III secretion system chaperone, which translates to MQPNAETQLNDEHLVESLAEAVMAGGTLKDACGISDEAMEGVYAYAYRFYRDGQLDEAERFFRFLCLYDFYNSEYALGLAAVYHLKKNYRKAIDLYSLAFSLGPDDYRALFHIGQCHVALKKIHAASEAFEMVVRQSSNDELKAQSTTYLDAIKSMLSGKEQGEGQS; encoded by the coding sequence ATGCAACCGAATGCCGAAACGCAATTGAACGATGAGCATCTCGTCGAGTCCCTGGCCGAGGCGGTCATGGCGGGTGGAACGCTCAAGGATGCCTGCGGAATCTCCGACGAAGCCATGGAAGGCGTGTACGCGTATGCGTATCGCTTTTACCGCGATGGGCAACTGGACGAGGCGGAACGATTCTTTCGATTTCTCTGCCTGTATGACTTCTACAACAGCGAGTACGCGCTGGGTCTCGCTGCCGTCTATCACCTGAAGAAAAACTACCGCAAGGCCATCGATCTCTACTCCCTGGCCTTCAGTCTTGGCCCGGACGATTACCGGGCACTCTTTCACATCGGGCAATGCCACGTTGCACTGAAGAAGATTCACGCAGCGAGCGAGGCATTCGAGATGGTGGTGCGACAGTCATCGAACGATGAACTGAAGGCCCAGTCGACGACGTACCTTGATGCCATCAAATCCATGCTTTCAGGGAAGGAACAGGGAGAGGGGCAGTCATGA